The following proteins are encoded in a genomic region of Dysgonomonadaceae bacterium PH5-43:
- a CDS encoding two-component system response regulator LytT (product_source=KO:K07705; cath_funfam=3.40.50.2300; cog=COG3279; ko=KO:K07705; pfam=PF00072,PF04397; smart=SM00448,SM00850; superfamily=52172), whose translation MRTLIIEDEIVAADALKSLIKEINPLVEIIETLQTIDESVEWFQHNAMPELVFMDIHLADGSAFSIFDEIEITCPIIFVTAYDEYALKAFEVNSIDYLLKPIAKKDLERAFSKLENLSSYSDYNDDNKLLKKLILEIKQEKNKQRTFFLVPEKDKLIPLLVNNIACIYIDNKMIKAQTFDGTKYYMDSNLDELMIQLNPELFYRANRQFIVAKKAIKDITLWFGNKLVVNLSVDVPERIIVSKARAGEFKRWFVQ comes from the coding sequence ATGAGAACTCTAATAATAGAAGATGAAATAGTAGCAGCAGATGCATTGAAAAGTCTGATTAAAGAAATTAATCCTTTAGTTGAAATTATAGAAACTCTACAAACTATAGATGAGAGTGTAGAATGGTTTCAACATAATGCTATGCCAGAGCTTGTGTTTATGGATATTCATCTTGCAGATGGGTCGGCATTTTCGATATTCGACGAAATAGAAATAACTTGTCCTATTATATTTGTTACTGCTTACGACGAGTATGCTCTTAAAGCATTTGAAGTAAATAGTATAGATTATCTACTAAAACCTATAGCTAAAAAAGACTTGGAGAGAGCTTTCTCGAAATTAGAAAATTTATCGTCATATTCTGATTACAATGACGATAATAAGCTTCTGAAAAAACTTATCTTAGAAATCAAACAAGAGAAAAATAAACAAAGAACATTTTTTCTTGTTCCTGAAAAAGACAAACTGATACCTCTTCTCGTAAATAATATTGCTTGCATATATATCGACAACAAAATGATAAAAGCTCAAACCTTTGATGGTACAAAATATTATATGGATTCTAACTTAGACGAACTTATGATACAATTAAATCCAGAACTGTTTTATAGAGCAAATCGCCAGTTTATTGTAGCCAAAAAGGCAATAAAAGATATTACTCTATGGTTTGGAAATAAGCTTGTAGTAAACCTTTCGGTTGATGTTCCGGAAAGAATAATAGTAAGTAAAGCTCGAGCAGGAGAATTTAAGCGTTGGTTTGTGCAATAA